Part of the Micromonospora tarapacensis genome is shown below.
AGTTCCACGCCGACGCCTCCGGGTCCAGGGTGTCGAAGAGCGCCATCAGCTCGTCGTACGCCTGCTGCCACTGCTGGACGGCGGTGACCCCCGGGGCGGGCTCGACCGGCCGCGACCGGCTCTGCGGCGGTGCCGTCTGCTCACCCGAGCCGGCGACGTCGCGGACCCACCGGTAGACGCCGGTGAGGTGCCGGGTCAGGTCGGTCACCGTCCAACCGGGGCAGGACAGCACGGGTGTCTCGGGTGGCGCCTCGGCCACCGCGGCGGCGAACGCCGGGCCCTCCGCCCGGAGCGCACCGATCCAGAAGTCCTTGCTGCCGTGCAATCTGCTCATCGCCATCCTCCCGGGGGTGACCGGGCCACCAGTGGGCGCCGCGGCTACCCCTCAGCCTAGGGTGAAAGGCGTGTCTGACGTCTACGCCCAGCCGACAGCCGCCGCGCAACCCGCCACCACCGGCGATCTGGGGCAATACACCACATTGCGCCTCGGTGGGCAGGCCGGCCGGCTCGTCACCGCCACCAGCGCCGAGGAGATCACCGCCCGGGTTCGCGAGGCGGGGAAGGAGATCCTCCTGCTCGCCGGCGGCAGCAACGTGGTCATCGGCGACGTCGGCTTCCCCGGCACCGTGGTGCTCGTCCGCTCCCGCGGCGTGCGGGTGCTCGCCGAGGACGGGCAGACCGTGACGGTACGTGTCGAGGCCGGCGAGCCCTGGGACGACCTGGTCGCCGCGACCGTGCGCAACGGCTGGTCGGGGCTGGAGTGCCTCTCCGGCATCCCGGGCTCGACCGGGGCCACCCCGATCCAGAACGTCGGTGCCTACGGCCAGGAGGTCGCCGAGACCATCACGGAGGTGCAGGTCTACGACCGGGTGGCCGGGGCCCTCGATCGGGTCGCCGCCACGGACTGCGGATTCGCCTACCGGTCGAGCGTCTTCAGGCGCAGTGAGCGCTGGGTGGTGCTCTCGGTGGACTTCCGGTTGGCCCGCTCGCCGCTGTCCGGGCCGGTGCGCTACGCGGAACTGGCCCGGGCGCTCGGCGTCGGAGTCGGTGACCGGGTGCCGCTGGCGCAGGCGCGGAGCACGGTGCTGCGACTGCGGGCGGGCAAGGGCATGGTGCTGGACGCGGCCGACCCGGACACCCGCTCGGTCGGGTCCTTCTTCACCAACCCCGTGCTCGACGGCGCGGCGTACGAACTGCTGCGGCGCCGGGCCGCCGACATCGGTGAGCCACCGGCGTGGCCGGGTGCCGCGGACGTCGTCAAGATCAGCGCGGCCTGGCTTATCGACAAGGCCGGCTTCGGCAAGGGGTATCCGGGCCCAGAGGGGGTGGCCATCTCCAGCAAGCACACCCTCGCCCTGACCAACCCCACCGGCACGGCCAGCACCCAGGCCCTGATCACGCTCGCTCGCGAGATCCGAGACGGCGTACACGCCCGTTTCGGCGTCACGCTCCACCCCGAACCCGTCCTCGTCAACTGCACCCTCTGACGCCCGCCGCCGCACCAGGTCGGCCGCTCGCTCCCGTCAGGCGAAAACCTCTTGATCAACGACGGTTGGGTGAGGTGGGTGCGACGGTGGGCCAGGGGACGGTGAGTTCGCCGAGGCGCCAGCGGCGCGGACGGTCGAGGATCGGCCAACCCCGCGCGCGGACGGCCGACACGGTGTGCAGCCAGCGCTGGCGGGGGCCGAAGGCGGCGTAGCCGGCGGCGGCGCGCCAGGCGTCGTCCAGCGCCCCGATCAGGTCGTGGATCCGTTCACCCGGGACGTTGCGGTGGATCAGCGCCTTGGGCAGCCGCTCGGCCAGTTCGGCGGGGCCGTCGAGGGTGGCCAGCCGGGCGGCCAGGGTCAGCGAGCGCGGCCCCTCGGCGTCGAGCAGCACCCAGCCGCCCAGGCGGCCCAACTCGTCGCAGGTGCCCTCCACCAGCAGCCCGCCCGGCGCCAGTCCGGCGGTGACCGTGGCCCAGGCGCCGGCCACCTCGCTCTCGTCGTACTGCCGCAGCACGTTGAACGCCCTGACCAGGATGGGGCGCAGGCCGGCCAGTTCGAAGCCGCCCCGGGCGAAGGTGAGGCCGGGTGGGTCGGCGGCGGGCCGGGCGTCGGCGACGCGTACCGGATCGATCTCCAGCCCGACCACCCGCACGTCGGCGCGGACCCCGGCGGCGAGCCGGGCGCGCAGCTCGACCGCGGTCACCGGGGTCGCTCCGTAGCCGAGGTCGACCACCAGCGGGTCGGGTGCGGCCCGCAGCGCGCCGGCGCAGGTCTCCACGATCCAGTTGTCCACCCGGCGCAACCGGTTGGGATTGGTGGTCCCCCGGGTCACTTCCCCCAGCGGTCGGGACGCCCGCGTCGCCATCATGGAATCCCCGGCTCAGCTCGCCCGGTGCACCTTGTGCTGGGCGGCCTGGGCCAGCGGGCGGACGACCAGCCGGTCCACGTTGACGTGTTGCGGTCGGGTGGCGCACCAGGCGATGCAGTCGGCGACGTCCTCGGCGACCAGAGGCTCGGCCACCCCGGCGTAGACGGCCTCCGCCCGGTCGGCGTCACCGCGGTAGCGGAGCAGCGAGAACTCGTCGGTCCGCACCATGCCCGGGTCGATCTCGATCACCCGGACCGGCCGGCCGCACAGCTCCAGCCGCAGCGTGCCGGCGATCGCGGTCTGCGCGTGCTTGGCCGCGGCGTAGCCGCCTCCGCCCTCGTAGACGGTGAAGCCCGCGGTCGACGAGACGACGACTACCGTGCCGGCGCCGGAGGCTTCCAGCGCCGGCAGCAGCGACTGGGTGACCCGCAACGTGCCGAGCACGTTCACGTCGTACATCCACTGCCAGTCGCCGACCGCGCCGGACTCCACCGGATCCATCCCACGTGCCCCGCCCGCGTTGTTGACCAGCAGGGTCACCGGTCCGGGGGCCTGCTGCGCGGCCCGCGCGAGCCCGGCAACCGACTCGTCGGAGGTGACGTCGCAGGCCACCGCGGTGGCCGCGCCTCCGGCCTCGGTGATCTGGGCGACCAGGTCGGCCAACCGATCGGTACGCCGCGCCGCGGCCAGGACGTGGAAACCCTCGCGGGCGAGCCGTCGGGCGGTGGCGGCGCCGATCCCGCTGGAGGCTCCGGTGACGATGGCAACGCGACTCATCCGGCCATTCTCACCCCCCGGCCGCGGTCGCCGGACAGCGCCGTCGCCATGAGGTCGGTCACGCCGGGGGCCCTGGCCGACGTATTTCCGACTGCCGATCGGGAAGATGGCATCCGGCGTGGAGGTTGACGCAGGAGCGCCGGTCGTGCGGACGGCATCAACCGTGGTCGAGGGAGCGGACGTGGTGGAAGAGCACACCGGTGTCGGTCGTCAGCGAGGTGCCCTCCCGTGGCCGCGGCCACGGCGGATCGCGACGCTCTCGGTGCACACCTCACCGCTGCACCAGCCGGGCACCGGCGACGCGGGCGGGATGAACGTCTACATCCTTGAGGTCTCCCGGCGGCTCGCCGAGGCCAACGTCGAGGTCGAGATCTTCACCCGGGCCACCTCGGGCGACCTGCCACCGGTGGTGGAGGTGGCCCCCGGGGTGCACGTCCGGCACGTGATGGCCGGCCCGCTGGAGGGGCTGACCAAGGAGGAACTGCCCGGCCAACTCTGCGCGTTCACCGCCGGCGTGCTGCGCGCCGAGGCGGCCCGCCCGCCGGGCCACTACGACCTGATCCATTCCCACTACTGGCTCTCCGGCCAGGTCGGCTGGCTGGCGAAGGACCGTTGGGGGGTGCCGCTGGTGCACAGCGCGCACACCCTGGCCAAGGTCAAGAACGCGCAGCTGGCCATCGGCGACCGCCCGGAACCCAAGGCGCGGCTGATCGGCGAGGAGCAGGTGGTCGCGGAGGCGGACCGGCTGGTCGCGAACACCCGGGTCGAGGCGCGGGACCTGATCGGCCGGTACGACGCCGATCCGACCCGGGTGGCGGTGGTCGAGCCGGGGGTGAACCTGGACCGGTTCCGGCCGGCTACCGGCGACCGGGACGCCGCCGCTGTCGACGCCCGCGCGCGGCTGGGCCTGCCGACCCGCGGTCACCTGGTGGCCTTCGTCGGGCGGATCCAGCCGCTGAAGGCTCCGGACGTGCTGATCCGCGCGGTCGCCGCGCTGCGCGAGCGGGATCCGGCACTGGCCCGTGACGTCGCCGTGGTCATCTGCGGCGGCCCCAGCGGCAGCGGGCTGGACCGGCCCACCGCCCTGATCGAGCTGGCCGCCTCGCTCGGCGTGGCCGACCGGGTGCACTTCCTGCCGCCGCGCACCGGCGCGGACCTGACCCTGCTGTACCGCGCGGCCGACCTGGTCGCGGTGCCGTCGTACAACGAATCCTTCGGCCTGGTCGCGCTGGAGGCCCAGGCGTGCGGTACGCCCGTGGTGGCCGCTGCCGTCGGTGGCCTGGTCACCGCGGTGCGGGATCAGGTCAGCGGGGTGCTGGTGCGCGGTCACGACCCGGCCGACTGGGCGGGCACGCTCGGCCGCCTGCTGCCCGACCGAGGGCGCCGGGCCGAGTTGTCCGTCGGTGCGGCCCGGCACGCCCGCAACTTCTCCTGGCACCGTACGGCCGCCGGCCTGCTGACGGTCTACGGGGAGACGATCGCCGCGCACCGGGCCCGCCTCACCGCCGAGCTTGCCGGCTCCTGCTCCTGGTGACCGCGCCGCCCGGCGGCGACCGTCGTAAGGTTGGTGCGATGAGTGATCTCGGGGTCCTGATCGAGTCCGTCTGCGCGGAGCGGGAGCTCACCTGCGAGCCCACCGGCCCGGCGTCGTACGCGGTGACCCTGCCCGGGACGCACAAGCTGAAGACGGTCTGCAACCTGATCGTCGGCGAGCACGCCCTGAGGATCGAGGCGTTCGTGATGCGCCAGCCGGACGAGCACCGTGAGGAGCTCTGGGCCTGGCTGTTGCGGCGCAACGCGAAGATGTACGCGGTGTCGTTCTCCATCGACGCGGTCGGTGACGTCTACCTGACCGGCCGGGTCAATCCCGCCGGTGTCGACGCCGACGAGCTGGATCGGCTGCTCGGCGCGGTGCTGACCTACGCCGACGAGTCGTTCGACACGATGCTGGAGATCGGCTTCGGCAGCTCGATCCGGCGCGAGTGGGAGTGGCGGGTCAAGCGGGGCGAGTCCACGGCCAACCTCGCGGCCTTCGCGCACCTGTTCGAACCGTCGCGGGGCCGGACGGCTTCGCCGGCCGACGGAGGTTCGGAGCGCTCCTGACGGGTAAGCCGCACCGCGCGGTGCGGCGCTGGGACCCGCCGCACCGAGACACGAGTGTGAGGAGCGTGAGCGTCCATGGCTCAGCGAAACAGCTCGGGTCGCGGCGGGACCGCGACCAGGACCAAGCGGCAGAGCGGCAACCAGACCCCGAACACTCCGCGGATCTCCGAGTCGGAGATCTCCCGGATGCGGGTGGACGACATCCGCGGGCAGCTGCGCCGGTACGGCGTCTCCGGCATTTCCGCCCTGCGCAAGCCGGAACTGGTGAAGACGCTGGCGAAGACGCTCCGGTCGGGCGGCGCGGGACGCCGGAGCAGTGGACCGGCCGGACGTGCCGGCGCCACGAAGACAACCGCGGCGAGGAAGGCCGCCCCGCGTAAGGCGGCGCCGGCCACCAGGAGCACGGGGGCCCGAAAGTCCGCCGCGTCGGCCACGGGGCGCGCAAGGCACCGGGCCGGGCCGCCACCGGCCGGGCGACCTCGCGGTCGGTCCGGTCGTCGCAGGTCATCTCGTCGCCCGAGGACCGACCCGAGCGTCCGGGCCGCAGCCTGGTCACCACCAACCACGATGTCATCCGGCGTTGGGCCCGGGCGCGGGGGGCCAGGCCGGCGACGATCAGTGGCACCGAGCGGGAGGGCCGGGCCGGCGTGCTGACCTTCAACATTCCGGGTTACCGGGAGAGCAGCCGGGTACGCGAGATCACCTGGGACGAGTGGTTCCACACCTTCGACCTGCGCCGACTGAACCTGATCTACCAGGAGCAGATGCGCGACGGCCGGCAGAGCAACTTCTTCCGGACCGAATCACCCGATCGTGAGGACGGTTGAGACGTTTGCGGGAATGCCGATCGGGTACCCGCTGTTCGCCATGAACGAGGGCCCGAAGTGCCGTCGGGGGCCGGAGGCGGTCGCTGCGACGGGCGAGACACCCGACCAGGTTGAATCGGGACGACGGGCCGAACTAACTTTATTGAACCGCGCCACGCTCGGAACCGTTCGGGGGAGCGGCGGATCGATCAGATCTGTGCACCGGGTGGGGCGTCGGGGGACGGGTGGACCGACACCGTTGGGGGACGGTGGCCCACCTGTTTGACCGGCGGCGCGAGCGGGCGTCGCTTACGGGGGTGAGTGTCGCCCGCCGCCGCCGGTCGTACGACGCGATGTGCCCGGCACGGGTTCGTGCCGGGCACATCGCGTGATGCCCGCCGTTCAGGCGTGGGTGGCCGGTGCCGGCCTGGCCGTCCTGCGGAGCCGGGCGGCCACGTGCCGCTCCCGGGGTGGGCCGGCGAGCAGGTGGCCACCGGCCGCCAGCACTCCCAGCGCGCCGACGAGCAGCCAGTGCCCGTCGCCCCACTGCTGGAGACTGAACCCGCCGAGCGTGGGAGCCACGAACGACGCCGCCGGGAAGGACAGGAAGAACACCGACTGGTAGCGGGCCCGCAGCGCGGGCGGCGCGAGATCCGCGTTGATCTGCGCGTTGGGTGGCGCGGCCAGCATCGAGCCGACCGTCCAGACCACACAGGCAGCCAGGTAGAACGCGAGTTGGTCGGCAAGGGCGAGGACGGCGAAACCGACGGCGAGCAGCGCCGTGGAGACGGCCAGCACGTGGGCCTTGCGGTGGCGGTCGATGAGCCGGGGCACGAAGAGTTGGCCCAACACGATCAGTACTCCACCCAGCGCCACCACCGACCCGTACGCCGATGGGCCGAGCCCGTCCGCGCGCATCGCCAACGGCATGATCGTCGAGGCCTGCATGGTCAGCACCGCGAGGACGAAGGTCAACCCCACGAAGGCCAGGAAGTGCCGGTCGCGCAACGCGGTCTGCAGCCCCGGGCCGCGTGACCGGCTCACCCGGGTGTCCGGTGCCGGAGCGGCCGGTGGCCGGCGGGCCAGGGTCTCGGGAACCTTCCACGCGATGAGTCCCGCCGTGGCCAGCGTGGCGATGGCGTCCACCAGGAACAGCGCGACGTAGCTCGCCTCGGCCAGCAGCCCGGCCAGCAGCGAGGCCACGGCCATGCCGAGGTTGAACGCCCAGAACTGGAGGTTGAACGCGCGGGATCGGCGTTGCTCGGGCACCACGTCGACGATCGCCGCGACGAAGGCCGGGCTCGGCATCGAGTGGGTGACGCCGACCAGCAGGGCGAGCGCCGCGATCATGCCGAGGTGCTGGCTGAACGCCAGCGCGACCATCAGGACGGTGGTGACCAGGTGTGCCGCCACCAGGGTCGCCCGCCGTCCCCACCGGTCGGCCAGGACCCCGCCGAGCAGCACCCCGGCCGCCCCACCCGCACCGTAGGCACCGACGACCACCCCGGCCAGCGACTCGCTGGCGCCCCGTGCGGCGGTCAGGTAGAGCGACAGGAAGATCATCGCGAACGCGCCGGCCCGGTTGATCAACAGGCCGGTCCAGAGGTACCAGAAGGTCGCGGGCAGCCCGCCCGCGGTGTCGGTCAGCCAGCGACGCGGTACCCCGGCCGCCGGGCGGTCGTGCTGCGCTGCGGCCCGCACTCCGACCTCCCCAATCTGTTCGGTTACCTAACAGATCTTGCCTGAGCGGCGGGGCCGGGGAAGGCCGGGGGCGGCGGTCACCCGCGGGTGGTGGCAACCGGCTCGGCCGCCCGAGGTGCGGCGGGCTGCGGTGCGGTCGACTGGACCGTCACCACCGGCGCGGCACCCGCCGTGCGCAGCGTCGCGGCGCGCCGCTCCCGGGCCGGGCCGGAGAGCAGGTGACCCACCGCCATCACCGCACCGATGGCGGCGCAGCCGAGCCAGAGCGTGGCATTGCCGGCCTGCTCGCGCACCAGGCCACCGAGGATCGGCGCCGCCGCCCCGGCCAACTGCCAGGAGAGCGAGAAGACACCCTGGTAACGACCGCGCAGCTCGGCCGGGGAGAGTTCGGCGATGAGGGTGGCGTTCGACGGCGAGTTGAGCATCTCGCCGATCGTCCAGATCAGCACGGTGAGCCCGTAGAACCAGGCGACGTCGGCGAACGCGGTGAGCCCGAAGCCGGCTCCCATGACGATCGCGGCCAGGGCGAGCACGTGCGACCGGCTGCGGCCCTTCATCAGCCTGGGTACGAAGAGCTGGCCGGCCACGATCAGGACGCCGTTGAGCGCGATCACCGAGCCGTACGTGGCGGGGCTCAGGCCCGAGTCGGCCATCGCGATGGGCAGCATCGAGATGTGCTGGAGGAAGACCAGCGCACCGAGCAGGTTGAGGGCGACGAACCCCAGATACACCCGGTCGGTCAGGATGGCGCGCAGCGCCCCGGCGGGAGCCGCGCCCCGCGGCATGCCGACGGTGACCGTCCGGGTCTCCTTCACCTTGACGAAGATGATCAGTGCGGTGACCACCGTGGTGGACGCGTTCACCACGAAGAGCAGCAGATAACCGGCCTGCGCGGCGAAGCCGGCGAGCACCGCCGCGCAGGCGAACCCGAGGTTGATCGCCCAGTAGTTGAGCGAGAAGGCCCGCAGCCGATCCCGGTCGGGCACCACGTCGATCATCATCGCGCCGAAGGCGGGTCGCGCCGCCTCGGCGAAGAGGCCGAGCAGCAGCGCACCCGCCGCGACCGTCCACAGGTCCCGGGCGAAGCCCAGGGCGAGCATCATCGCGGCGGCGCCCAGGTGGGCGGTGAGCAGGGTCGGTCGCCGGCCCCAGCGGTCGGTCAGGGTGCCGCCGGCCGTGGTGCCGACCGCCCCGCCCACGCCCCACATGCCGAGCACCAGACCGGCCTGGTAGGCGGAGAAGCCGCGTTCCTGGGTCAGGTAGATGGCGAGGAAGACGAGGACGAACGAGCCGAGCCGGTTGATCAGCGTGCCGGTCCACAGGTACCAGAAGGTCCTCGGTAGTCCACCTGTGGTGTCCCGGAACCAACCCCGCATCGCGCGCACGCCGGCGCCCCCGTTTCGTAATGACTGTCTTTCCGGTTGATCCTTACAACCTAGTGGTGCGCCGGAAGCAGGGTCACCCCGATTTCCACGTGGTGGTCGTCACGACCCTTGCCGCGCGTCCCGCTACCCGTTACGGCAGGATGATCGGTATGACAGCTAGCGAGGGGCCCACCGTCGGGACGCTGGTCCTGCTGCGGCACGGCGAGAGCGACTGGAACGCCAAGAACCTCTTCACCGGCTGGGTCGACGTGGACCTGACCGAGAAGGGCGAGAGTGAGGCGCGGCGCGGCGGCGAGCTGATGCGCGAGCACAGCCTCCTGCCGGACGTGGTGCACACCAGCGTGATGCGCCGCGCGATCCGTACCGCCGAGTTGGCGCTGAACGCCGCCGACCGGCAGTGGATCGCGGTACGCCGGTCGTGGCGGCTCAACGAACGTCACTACGGCGCGCTCCAGGGCAAGAACAAGAAGCAGACCCTTGACGAGTACGGCGAGGAGCAGTTCATGCGCTGGCGCCGCTCGTACGACACCCCGCCGCCGCCGATCGCCGACGACGACCAGTGGTCGCAGGTCGGTGACCCGCGGTACGCACTGCTGCCGACCGAGTTGATGCCGCGCACCGAGTGCCTCAAGGATGTCGTGGAGCGGATGCTGCCGTACTGGTACGACTCGATCGTGCCGGACATCCTGGCCGGCCGTACGGTGCTGGTGGCGGCGCACGGCAACTCCCTGCGGGCGTTGGTCAAGCACCTGGACCAGATCAGCGACGAGGCGATCGCGAAGCTCAACATCCCCACCGGGATTCCGCTGCGCTACGACCTGGACCCGCTGCTGCGCCCGCAGACCCTCGGCGGCACCTACCTGGACCCGGCGGCCGCCAGGGCGGCCGCCGCAGCGGTGGCCAACCAGGGCCGCTGACCGGCCGCGCCGGACGGGCGCCGATCGTCGGCACGGGCCCCTGCCGCTTTGCGCTGGCCGGGGGCCCGTGCTCGCAGCTCAGCTGGGGGTGACGGGTTCGCCGGTGATCAGGTAGACCACGTGCTCGCCGCTGTTGACCGCGTGGTCGGCGAAGCGCTCGTAGAAGCGGCCGAGCAGGGTGGCGTCGATGGCGGTCTCCACCCCGTACGGCCAGTCCGCGCCGAGCAGCACCCCGAACAGGCCCTTGTGCAGCTCGTCCATCGCGTCGTCGTCGCTGTCCAACTCGGCGGCGACGGCGGCGTCGGGGCGGGCCAGCACCGAGGCGATCTTCTCGGCCATCCGGTCGGCGATGGTCGCCATGTCCGTGAAGATCGGGCGCAGCTCGGCCGGCACGGCCGGCGACGGGTGCCGGCGCAGCGCGGTCTTGGCGACGTGATCGGCCAGGTCGCCCATCCGTTCCAGGTCGGCGGCCACGTGCAGCGCGGTTATCATGGCCCGCAGGTCGGAGGCGACCGGTGCCTGGCGGGCCAGCAGATCGCAGACTCGCTCCTCCACCTGGCGGTAGAGCCCGTCGATCTCGGCGTCCCGTTCGATCACGGACTCGGCCGCCCGACGGTCGGCGGTGAGCAGGGCGCGGGTCGCCTGCCGCAGCGCGGCCCGCACTCCGTCGGCCATCTCCACCAGCAGCTGGCTGACGCCCCGGAGTTCGGCCCGGAACTCGTCGCGCATTGTCACGTCCTGTCCGTCGGCGCCGGCGTCCGGGCCGGCGAGGCTTCGCGCTGGTACACCGCACAAGCTAGGGGCACCGGAAGGATCGGAGGTGAACGCTGATGAACTCCGCCGGACCCAGGGGTGAACTTTCCCGGAAGTGAGAGTGCTTCGTCCCGTTCTGGGCGGTAGTTAGGTTAACTATGACCATACGATCGCCGAGTGACGTGGGCGGTGACGGTAAGTGTGGCCGTGGCCCTGGTGGCCGGGGTCGCCGCTGGTCTGTGGCTGTCCCGGATTCCGTTCGGTAAGGGGAGGCTCGCGATCGCCGACGAAGTGCAGGTCGGGCTCGGCCGCCGTGCGATCGACTCGCTACGCGCGGGGGTCGTGGTGCTCGACGCCGACGATGTGCCCGTGCTGGTCAACCCGGCCGCGCGGGCGATGGGGTTGCTACGCACCGGCGGCCAGCCGGGTTCGGTCATCGCGCACCCGCTGGTCCGGACCCTGGCCGGGCAGGTCCGGCGCACCGGCGTGCGGCGCGAGATCGAGCTCGACCTTCCCCGGGGCCGCGACAACGCCGGCGAGAACCCGCTCGGCGTGCACCTGCGGGCGATGGGGCTGGGCAACGGTCACGTCGCGGTGGAGGCGGCCGACGTGACCGAGTCGCACCGGCTGGCCCGGGTCCGCCGGGACTTCGTGGCCAACGTCAGCCACGAGTTGAAGACACCCATCGGGGCGCTGCAACTGCTCGCCGAGGCACTGCTCGACGCCACCGAACCGGCCGACGATGGCCGACCGGATCTCTCCGAGGACCTGGTGGCCGCCCGTCGGTTCGCCGAGCGGATCCAGCACGAGTCGACCCGGCTGGGGCGGCTGGTGCAGGAGTTGCTGGAACTGACCCGGCTCCAGGGCGCCGAGCCCCAGCCGGCCCCGGAACCGGTCGCGGTCGACTGGGTGATCTCCGAGGTGATCGACCGTACCCGGACGGCCGCCGCCGCTCGCCGGATCGAGGTGACGGTGCAGGCCGAGCGGGGGCTGACCGTGTACGGCAGCGACAGCCAACTGGCCACCGCGGTGGCGAACCTGGTGGAGAACGCCGTCAACTACTCGGGCGAGGACACGGCGGTGCGGATCACCGCCCGGTCCGCCGGCGAGCACGTGGAGATCGCCGTCGCGGACCAGGGCATCGGCATCGCCCCCACCGACGTGGACCGGATCTTCGAACGGTTCTACCGCGCCGACCAGGCCCGGTCCCGGGCAACCGGCGGCACCGGCCTCGGACTGGCGATCGTGAAGCACATCGCCAGCAACCATGGCGGCCGGGTGGATGTGGCGAGCACTCTTGGTGGCGGGTCGACGTTCACCCTCCGGCTGCCCGCCCGTCCGCCGGACGACCTCCTGGCGACATTGCCGCCTGCTGGGATCGAGCCGGGTCCGGCCGAGCTCCGGCAGGTCTGACCGGATGGATCAGGCTGGGCTCCGCCCGGCCCGACCCGAATTGAAAGGAAACGCCGTTGAGCCGCGTACTGGTGGTCGAGGACGAGGAGTCGTTCTCCGACGCCCTGTCGTACATGCTCCGGAAGGAGGGGTTCGAGGTTTCGGTGGCTGCCACGGGCACGTCGGCCCTGACCGAGTTCGACCGGACCGGCGCCGACATCGTCCTGCTCGACCTGATGCTGCCGGAGATGTCCGGCACCGAGGTGTGCCGGCAACTGCGCCAGCGCTCGCACGTGCCGATCATCATGGTCACCGCCCGGGACAGCGAGATCGACAAGGTGGTTGGCCTGGAGATCGGCGCCGACGACTACGTCACCAAGCCGTACTCGCCCAGGGAACTGGTGGCCCGGATCCGGGCGGTGCTGCGGCGGCAGAGCCCCGAGGCGCCCGAGTCGGGTGCACCGACGCTGGCCGCCGGCCCGGTCCGGATGGACATCGAGCGGCACGTGGTGACCGTCGACGGGGGCACCGTGCAACTG
Proteins encoded:
- the phoU gene encoding phosphate signaling complex protein PhoU, producing MRDEFRAELRGVSQLLVEMADGVRAALRQATRALLTADRRAAESVIERDAEIDGLYRQVEERVCDLLARQAPVASDLRAMITALHVAADLERMGDLADHVAKTALRRHPSPAVPAELRPIFTDMATIADRMAEKIASVLARPDAAVAAELDSDDDAMDELHKGLFGVLLGADWPYGVETAIDATLLGRFYERFADHAVNSGEHVVYLITGEPVTPS
- a CDS encoding MDR family MFS transporter — encoded protein: MRGWFRDTTGGLPRTFWYLWTGTLINRLGSFVLVFLAIYLTQERGFSAYQAGLVLGMWGVGGAVGTTAGGTLTDRWGRRPTLLTAHLGAAAMMLALGFARDLWTVAAGALLLGLFAEAARPAFGAMMIDVVPDRDRLRAFSLNYWAINLGFACAAVLAGFAAQAGYLLLFVVNASTTVVTALIIFVKVKETRTVTVGMPRGAAPAGALRAILTDRVYLGFVALNLLGALVFLQHISMLPIAMADSGLSPATYGSVIALNGVLIVAGQLFVPRLMKGRSRSHVLALAAIVMGAGFGLTAFADVAWFYGLTVLIWTIGEMLNSPSNATLIAELSPAELRGRYQGVFSLSWQLAGAAAPILGGLVREQAGNATLWLGCAAIGAVMAVGHLLSGPARERRAATLRTAGAAPVVTVQSTAPQPAAPRAAEPVATTRG
- a CDS encoding class I SAM-dependent methyltransferase, with amino-acid sequence MMATRASRPLGEVTRGTTNPNRLRRVDNWIVETCAGALRAAPDPLVVDLGYGATPVTAVELRARLAAGVRADVRVVGLEIDPVRVADARPAADPPGLTFARGGFELAGLRPILVRAFNVLRQYDESEVAGAWATVTAGLAPGGLLVEGTCDELGRLGGWVLLDAEGPRSLTLAARLATLDGPAELAERLPKALIHRNVPGERIHDLIGALDDAWRAAAGYAAFGPRQRWLHTVSAVRARGWPILDRPRRWRLGELTVPWPTVAPTSPNRR
- a CDS encoding UDP-N-acetylmuramate dehydrogenase, producing MSDVYAQPTAAAQPATTGDLGQYTTLRLGGQAGRLVTATSAEEITARVREAGKEILLLAGGSNVVIGDVGFPGTVVLVRSRGVRVLAEDGQTVTVRVEAGEPWDDLVAATVRNGWSGLECLSGIPGSTGATPIQNVGAYGQEVAETITEVQVYDRVAGALDRVAATDCGFAYRSSVFRRSERWVVLSVDFRLARSPLSGPVRYAELARALGVGVGDRVPLAQARSTVLRLRAGKGMVLDAADPDTRSVGSFFTNPVLDGAAYELLRRRAADIGEPPAWPGAADVVKISAAWLIDKAGFGKGYPGPEGVAISSKHTLALTNPTGTASTQALITLAREIRDGVHARFGVTLHPEPVLVNCTL
- a CDS encoding SDR family oxidoreductase, coding for MSRVAIVTGASSGIGAATARRLAREGFHVLAAARRTDRLADLVAQITEAGGAATAVACDVTSDESVAGLARAAQQAPGPVTLLVNNAGGARGMDPVESGAVGDWQWMYDVNVLGTLRVTQSLLPALEASGAGTVVVVSSTAGFTVYEGGGGYAAAKHAQTAIAGTLRLELCGRPVRVIEIDPGMVRTDEFSLLRYRGDADRAEAVYAGVAEPLVAEDVADCIAWCATRPQHVNVDRLVVRPLAQAAQHKVHRAS
- a CDS encoding phosphoglyceromutase → MTASEGPTVGTLVLLRHGESDWNAKNLFTGWVDVDLTEKGESEARRGGELMREHSLLPDVVHTSVMRRAIRTAELALNAADRQWIAVRRSWRLNERHYGALQGKNKKQTLDEYGEEQFMRWRRSYDTPPPPIADDDQWSQVGDPRYALLPTELMPRTECLKDVVERMLPYWYDSIVPDILAGRTVLVAAHGNSLRALVKHLDQISDEAIAKLNIPTGIPLRYDLDPLLRPQTLGGTYLDPAAARAAAAAVANQGR
- a CDS encoding MFS transporter, translated to MRAAAQHDRPAAGVPRRWLTDTAGGLPATFWYLWTGLLINRAGAFAMIFLSLYLTAARGASESLAGVVVGAYGAGGAAGVLLGGVLADRWGRRATLVAAHLVTTVLMVALAFSQHLGMIAALALLVGVTHSMPSPAFVAAIVDVVPEQRRSRAFNLQFWAFNLGMAVASLLAGLLAEASYVALFLVDAIATLATAGLIAWKVPETLARRPPAAPAPDTRVSRSRGPGLQTALRDRHFLAFVGLTFVLAVLTMQASTIMPLAMRADGLGPSAYGSVVALGGVLIVLGQLFVPRLIDRHRKAHVLAVSTALLAVGFAVLALADQLAFYLAACVVWTVGSMLAAPPNAQINADLAPPALRARYQSVFFLSFPAASFVAPTLGGFSLQQWGDGHWLLVGALGVLAAGGHLLAGPPRERHVAARLRRTARPAPATHA
- the mshA gene encoding D-inositol-3-phosphate glycosyltransferase, with the protein product MVEEHTGVGRQRGALPWPRPRRIATLSVHTSPLHQPGTGDAGGMNVYILEVSRRLAEANVEVEIFTRATSGDLPPVVEVAPGVHVRHVMAGPLEGLTKEELPGQLCAFTAGVLRAEAARPPGHYDLIHSHYWLSGQVGWLAKDRWGVPLVHSAHTLAKVKNAQLAIGDRPEPKARLIGEEQVVAEADRLVANTRVEARDLIGRYDADPTRVAVVEPGVNLDRFRPATGDRDAAAVDARARLGLPTRGHLVAFVGRIQPLKAPDVLIRAVAALRERDPALARDVAVVICGGPSGSGLDRPTALIELAASLGVADRVHFLPPRTGADLTLLYRAADLVAVPSYNESFGLVALEAQACGTPVVAAAVGGLVTAVRDQVSGVLVRGHDPADWAGTLGRLLPDRGRRAELSVGAARHARNFSWHRTAAGLLTVYGETIAAHRARLTAELAGSCSW
- a CDS encoding type III secretion system chaperone family protein — translated: MSDLGVLIESVCAERELTCEPTGPASYAVTLPGTHKLKTVCNLIVGEHALRIEAFVMRQPDEHREELWAWLLRRNAKMYAVSFSIDAVGDVYLTGRVNPAGVDADELDRLLGAVLTYADESFDTMLEIGFGSSIRREWEWRVKRGESTANLAAFAHLFEPSRGRTASPADGGSERS